In Pseudomonas oryzicola, one DNA window encodes the following:
- a CDS encoding flavin monoamine oxidase family protein: MTIGSTHNHPANLAIEPSQPMQPWAARYPNPPDLCFDYRRLIEQERGVARATQPDHRICIVGAGITGLTAARELLRCGFTRISLFEQSQRVGGRHLTLVNSKGNHKQPATPFEMGAMRMPFFNRTGESPKDGRSLMAYYAKLFDLRISDFPNPGTPWVNATGIYLRDGQLESGGDPALLVWRNPEGKTPPPTPILKQVYDKWHHFATRFAERIAAVYGTYGWESMWSAIVERYHRLSFRELVHLPTLEAWDPANPGDFGGLGMSSDESAIFYAIGIGDGSWGAFYDVCCLYPLRTAIFGFSSHLQLVHGRVDQEGVPYAAPHLEASRVPDSKGLMFQGPAYIGLAALDESLMFLDFGLGGTSLYDHLLQREDGLLTDTSVCSLQKLENGQLRVGYRWHCSDPAHQSIRYQDFDSVILTTPSWLIETNIRLDGFNRQVLPQTIVDAWKHAHWETSCKVYAPLDKRFLDRKSALPQVLVTDSFVHDVYAYRYNDSYPEDCILLSYTWEDDATKLAAFSDEELGQKCVNELDRILLRCSNIGEAISPYIDTRNIRIQRWMTDKNALGCAKLYRAGTYYDAVNLMKYNRDFSALSGLYLAGESFSVDAGWTEPCLRTAVDVVINLCDRTSAQFQGGFTLSHYPHYQVRI; encoded by the coding sequence ATGACCATCGGTTCAACACACAACCATCCTGCAAACCTCGCCATCGAGCCCTCCCAGCCCATGCAGCCGTGGGCCGCGCGTTACCCTAACCCTCCTGATCTCTGCTTTGATTACCGCCGTCTGATCGAACAGGAAAGAGGCGTTGCACGAGCCACTCAGCCAGATCACCGGATCTGCATCGTGGGTGCCGGGATTACCGGGCTGACGGCGGCTCGAGAACTATTACGCTGCGGCTTTACCCGCATCTCCTTGTTCGAGCAGTCACAGCGTGTGGGGGGGCGTCACCTGACTTTGGTGAATAGCAAAGGAAATCACAAGCAACCGGCAACCCCTTTCGAAATGGGCGCCATGCGCATGCCGTTTTTCAACAGGACTGGCGAATCCCCTAAAGACGGTCGCTCGCTTATGGCCTACTACGCCAAGCTGTTCGACCTGCGCATTTCCGATTTTCCGAATCCGGGGACACCGTGGGTCAATGCCACGGGAATATATCTTCGTGATGGCCAGCTAGAGAGTGGTGGCGATCCTGCGCTGCTGGTCTGGCGTAACCCAGAAGGCAAGACACCTCCACCCACCCCGATACTCAAGCAGGTCTATGACAAGTGGCACCATTTTGCGACGCGCTTCGCCGAGCGTATCGCGGCGGTTTATGGCACTTATGGCTGGGAGTCTATGTGGTCGGCCATCGTTGAACGCTATCACCGATTATCGTTCAGAGAACTGGTGCATCTACCCACGCTTGAGGCCTGGGACCCTGCAAACCCTGGTGATTTTGGCGGGTTAGGCATGAGCAGCGACGAATCGGCGATCTTCTATGCGATCGGCATTGGGGATGGCAGCTGGGGAGCGTTCTATGACGTCTGCTGCCTGTATCCGCTGCGTACAGCAATCTTTGGCTTCAGTAGCCACCTACAGTTGGTCCATGGGCGTGTCGATCAGGAGGGTGTGCCCTATGCTGCACCGCACCTCGAAGCCAGCCGTGTCCCTGACAGTAAAGGGTTGATGTTTCAGGGGCCAGCGTATATCGGGCTCGCGGCGCTGGATGAAAGTCTTATGTTTCTAGACTTCGGATTGGGCGGTACCTCGCTGTACGATCACCTGCTGCAACGAGAGGATGGGCTACTCACCGACACCTCTGTCTGTTCGCTACAAAAGCTGGAAAATGGCCAGTTGCGAGTCGGTTATCGTTGGCACTGCAGTGATCCGGCTCACCAGAGCATCCGATACCAGGACTTCGACAGTGTGATCCTGACTACCCCATCCTGGTTGATCGAAACCAACATCCGTCTTGACGGTTTCAATCGCCAGGTACTGCCGCAGACAATCGTCGATGCCTGGAAGCATGCCCATTGGGAGACAAGCTGCAAGGTATATGCTCCGCTGGACAAGCGCTTCCTGGACCGTAAGTCAGCGTTGCCCCAGGTCCTGGTAACCGACAGTTTTGTCCACGACGTGTATGCCTATCGGTACAACGATAGTTACCCAGAGGACTGCATCCTGCTGAGTTATACCTGGGAGGATGATGCAACGAAGCTGGCAGCATTTTCCGACGAGGAGTTGGGGCAGAAATGCGTGAACGAGCTTGATCGAATTCTGCTGCGCTGTAGCAACATAGGTGAGGCCATATCACCCTACATTGACACTCGCAACATCCGCATACAACGTTGGATGACAGATAAAAACGCCCTGGGATGTGCAAAGTTGTATCGGGCAGGCACTTACTACGATGCGGTAAACCTGATGAAGTACAACCGCGACTTCAGTGCCCTGTCAGGCCTGTATCTGGCCGGAGAGTCCTTCTCTGTTGATGCGGGCTGGACCGAGCCGTGTTTACGTACGGCTGTGGATGTCGTGATCAACCTTTGCGATAGAACATCAGCGCAGTTTCAGGGTGGTTTCACCCTGAGCCACTATCCGCACTATCAAGTCAGGATCTAA
- a CDS encoding nitrilase family protein, producing the protein MSAHCSAVSPVRVAVVQYDPQVGLEHCDGNLSKGLALARRAVREGANLIVLPELANTGYTFRTRAEAYAHAETLEAGVSLKAWADFAREYQVYLAAGFAERDGLKLYDSAVLFGPEGLLGHYRKAHLWNQEKLWFTPGNLGFPVFETPIGRIGLLICWDIWFPEVPRLMAAQGADIICSLNNWVWTPPPLFDDTGRCMASYLTMTAAHVNNLYIAAANRIGHERGGRFLGCSLIAGTNGWPIGEVASAEEESIVVADVDLSSSRSAPIWNNLNDLPRDRRTDLYDATLGYRLHAPMPR; encoded by the coding sequence ATGTCTGCACACTGTTCCGCCGTCAGTCCAGTACGCGTCGCTGTCGTCCAATACGACCCGCAGGTCGGGCTCGAGCATTGCGACGGCAACCTGAGCAAGGGCTTGGCATTGGCCCGTCGTGCCGTGCGTGAAGGCGCCAACCTGATCGTGCTGCCTGAGCTGGCCAACACCGGCTACACCTTCCGCACTCGCGCAGAGGCCTATGCCCACGCCGAAACCCTGGAGGCAGGCGTCAGCCTGAAAGCCTGGGCGGATTTCGCCAGGGAATATCAGGTCTACCTGGCCGCAGGTTTTGCCGAACGCGACGGGCTGAAGCTCTACGACAGTGCCGTACTGTTCGGCCCGGAAGGCCTGCTAGGGCATTACCGCAAGGCCCACCTGTGGAATCAGGAAAAGCTCTGGTTCACCCCTGGCAACCTGGGCTTTCCGGTATTCGAGACACCGATCGGCCGTATCGGCCTGCTGATCTGCTGGGACATCTGGTTCCCTGAAGTGCCACGGCTGATGGCGGCACAAGGTGCCGACATCATCTGCAGCCTGAACAACTGGGTTTGGACCCCGCCACCGTTGTTCGATGACACAGGGCGCTGCATGGCTTCTTACCTGACCATGACCGCGGCACACGTCAACAACCTCTACATCGCCGCAGCCAACCGCATAGGCCATGAGCGGGGTGGGCGCTTCCTGGGTTGTTCGTTGATCGCCGGTACCAATGGCTGGCCCATCGGCGAGGTGGCCAGTGCCGAAGAGGAGAGCATTGTCGTTGCCGATGTCGACCTCAGCAGTTCACGTTCGGCACCGATCTGGAACAACCTCAACGACCTGCCACGGGACCGCCGTACCGATCTCTATGACGCGACCCTTGGCTATCGCCTGCATGCCCCGATGCCGCGTTGA